The Hevea brasiliensis isolate MT/VB/25A 57/8 chromosome 9, ASM3005281v1, whole genome shotgun sequence nucleotide sequence ATCTCATCACAAAAGGGTATCAGTATTTCTCATATGATGCAAACCATGCAACCTTTGTGCTGGTGATAGTCAAGATCAGGATGCCTGTGATGCGGAACATCATGGCAATTGCAATTGTGTTGGATCATCTTCCATGCTTTGTTTGTACTGAATCCTTTGAGAATTAAATTGTGGAATTTCCAAAGAAAATAATCTTTTGAAAAATTCATATGATGCAAAGAATAATGCTCCTTGAGACACATACATAACCAATCTTGGAATTAATCCCCTGATCATGGAAATAACAAGAATAATCGTCAAGCTTAATTGATAATATCCACAAATCAAAAGTTTCCACATTTCAAAATAGAATGGTAAAATGATACTTGAAAAACTAAAAGCAATTTTGCAAAGTGACTTTTGAATTCTATGTAAAATCAGTAAGAGCTTTGCCATTTCAAACTTCTGATAAATTATCGCATAGTATCGTACACCATGGCAAAATTCTTCTTCGTTTTTAATCCAAAACTCAGTTTGTTAATTCACTTGAAGAGTTCGAAGCAGCCAAAATGTTCAGTTCTTACAAAGTAAGAGTCATCGACAAACTTTacaaatttcattggtttcacaaTGTAAACATGAAACAGTAACAATTATTTTAGATGAAAACGTGCAGATCAAATAACCCATACCTGTAGAGGCCCTTCAGACCTTCATTCTTTCCTATTTCTTTAAGGGCATGAAACACACTGTCATATTGGTTCATGGAACCAGGAATCTGCCAGAAAGCCCAACATTgaggaaaaataattgataatagCGGCCTAGAAGGCAACATATACGGAATAAATAGTTAATTTAATTAGCACGACTCTGACGCATACACTCAAAAGAGTTATAGTACTAGAGAAACTTGTCATCAATTGAAAATCTACTGTTACATGGTAAATGACATCTTTTTCTCATCATAAAGATCTTGAGTTAAACCGCTATCTAGCAATGAAATTGAACAAAAGATTCATTTTAAGAAGCTATTCAAGAAACTCAAGCATAAAGAAAAGCCTCAAGGAATCACTCAATGAATAGATGAAGACACGTAATATGGTTTACAATTACAAGCAAACATATGGTATTATGATGAATGATATTCTTCCATATTTGACTAAGACATAAAGATACAAATGTTCCATAAAAAGATCAAATTTTGCATAAACCTGCGTCTGTAGTCTAGTCTTCACCACATCAAAAGGAGTTGTGAATAAAGCAGCAGTGGATCCTGCCAGCCCTCCACAAACTAGCTGTATCAATTAAAAATTTCTCATCATTTACTGCAAAAGCAAGTTCGTAACCTAACAGAGCCAGCAGCCAGCTATCAGGAAGCCAGACAACCATAAAAGCTGAGCTACTACACTAGACTGGCAGAAAACACATAGAGGGTGCTGGTAAAGAGAGATATAGAGAGATGAACTAACTGTTTGTAACGTGTTAGGTTGCGCATTCAGATTTTGTGAAGACAACATCAACTGCTTCAAGCTTTCATATGTATAAAACTGCAATAATGATGAATATTCACAATCAGATGCTACACCAGAAATCAGAACTAACAGATAGGCCATGCTCTAAAATTTGAGGTGCAAATGGTTGAATTTTATAAGTTGTCTAACTGCCTTACAACCTGCAGTAGAAATCCCTCAACTGGCCATAAAATCTAAAATTGTGTGTGACAACATCTAATATGTAGAAAGAAAACCTTTATAATTGAATGTGGAACATTCCGGCATAGTACAGCTCCCCATCCTGCATATAGTGAAGGTAAACCACCCTTTCCAATTATTCCAATCAGCGCATTCCTGCAAAAAATAAGAGAGTAGCATGAAAAAGCAATTAAGAGAAGCTGGAAGCACCACTTGCAATGGTAGCTAGGGAAGACTAAGGTGCCAAGGACCTCAGAAAATACATAACAACCTTTAAAATTAACTCCATTGATTCAGTAAACCCATAATGAGCACAACACCAAATGAAGTCCAAAATAAAGTAGGCAGAACTGAACTAATATATTAACAAATAGCAAGATATCAAAGGTATACCAGCAGTTATGATAGCGTGAACCAATTTGCATCTGCTGCTTTATACGCTCACTGGGAGTGAAAACAAAGGAAGTTGCAATGCTTGCGCATCCGCCTGCAACACAATGGGCAAAAGAGTgatattcctgcaaaagggagaaGGGTAAGCCTTTCAAATGGCACAACATCACACAAAATAATATGGAAAAAGCCCTGTGGCTTGCAAAACATTTACTTTTGACCCTCTCAGGGCAAAAggcaaaaataacaaaataacaaAAGCAAGGATAAATATGAGAGTAGGGTGGAGTGCATGATAAGTGACACCTTGGAGAAAAAAGGAAGCAAAGATCCTTTAACTGATTCATACGTGAAAGTGTAAATGGCAGATATTGGAGCTGAAGATGCTATATTGCTAGCAATTCCACGATAAAGCCCAGTTACACCTGAAAAGTGAAAACTCTATCTTGTCAAATCTACACAAGGCCTTGCAGACATTaacaatttacatcaaaagccTAGAAATTTTAGGGACTACCACAAGCGCAAGTACTATAATTGCTGTACTAAATTTACCTCTTTCAGAAACAATTGACCTTCCAATGTCACATATAGACTTCTGCTCTGTACGGCAAGACTGAATAACTGTCTTTACCGTATCAACAGGATGTAGACAAAGGCTAACGAATATTCCAGCAAATGCACCTGCATAAGCATGCTCTTGCTTAGCAAGGGCATAACGTGGTCTTGCACATGCTGATGGACAAACCTCCATGACATTTTTGTCCTCAACAAACTTTTGAGGTCGTTTTCTTGTCTCAGCCATTTGATTATCATCATTGTGATGTTTGAATTCTTCATATGTACTCTTCTGTGGAGCTAAAAAGTCAAGATGATAATCTACATAAAGGCTAGAACTCAGTCCATTTGAAACACTATTGTGCACATTATTATTATGAAGAGTCCCAAGGAAATAATCAGAGCAGAGGGAGCTGATTATTCCTGTCTTCATTGCTGCTTCCATGTTATCACCTAGAGATGTACCTTTTGATTTGACTGAATCAGAATAGCAGTCAGCATTTCTCAAAGCAAAGTTATTTCTGGTATGAGTTGAATCTCTAGAAATGCAGGCATCAGCATGAATGATTGTATTTCCTGAAGtgcagattttattgaaattCTCTTCCTCAATCTTAGTGACATTGACAGGATTCTGTGATTCACCAGGAATTATTTCTTTCATCCATCCatatatcctttccaattcataTGAAGTTCCTACATTCGCTAGCCCCTTTCCTATCCAATACTCATTTGATAATGTGGTACTTCCCTTCGAAAACTGTGAGAATAATGAATGAGTACAATTCCGCTTACAAGGTTCAATCGCCAACAACTTCTGAGTCACTGTAAGAAACTCAAACCTTGGCTGCAGTGAAGGTGTAATATTACTAGCAGTCCTTGCATAAGCACTAAAGTATCTTTCATCATCATCTTTTAAAGCTGCCCCACCATCTTCCCCAACCAGATCACCCAAGATAACACTTTTCTGAGAGCCACTACCATTACGATTTGGTTTTGCCCCTGATTCAGTAATAGCAAGAGGATTTACAATACTCCATATCTGCCCCACTGCTGAGATGAGCTCCTTTGTGCTCAATATCTCAGAGTGCTTCAGTTCGGTATTTATGCTACTTTGCTTTTTTTTCTCAGTGCGTGTAGAGGCATTTTGTTCAGGGACAATATCAGTAAGGTCAAAAGATGCCTCATCAACTTGGTTCCACCTGTATGTAATTGAAGGTCGATCACTACGAGGAGGCCTTTTGCACCCAGACATTTTCTTATATTGTTCAAGAATTTCTTTGCAAAGGCAGAGAGTACATTATCTTGACCCAAAAAAAATAACTGCAACATAAAGCAAGACTTTGTATCACTAAATGTAAACTAACATTCGAGCCCATCTCATAGATAAAAAGTACaacaaaatgaaagaaaaagcaCTGAAGGTGTGTGTATTTTGGGGGTTCAGGTTGTGATAAAAATCGTTGACAACAGAACTGTTCttccggggggggggggggagggggggaagAGTGGCGGCGGGTGGGGTGGGGAAGgagaagaaatcttcaaaaacatGTCTGAAATTATTTCTACCAATAGATACTAAACAATAAATGTtggatattttcaaagtttttgCAGAACTTCAACAGCCATCGCATTCCTTCTCCCCCACTTTTCTAGGTGAATCAAGAAGTTTATCATTAGAAAACATACTCAGATAGCCAAAACTGCTCAGTTAACGAAAACTACAAATACAGATCAAACAAAGAATAGCTAAACTACTCTAAACCAGCTAGGAATGAAAAATCAGAAAGCTTATTCACTAGAAATTCAAACGTAATAGAACAAAAAGATTCCAAAATATGTTGATattgaataagaaaaataaataatgagAAACCATCCATATAAACTTATTCACCAGTTAAATTGTTTCCGTTGCTATCTAATATAGATCACTCACAAACGTGTAGACCAGCCCTTCGTACAATTGAGGCACAGAAGGCCGATTAATAGTACAACAGTCCTGAAATGCAACAAGAACTCAAATTATTAGACAGTCACCAACATCAACACCACCTTCATTCAACATCCAAATAGAATCCATTACTCTAATCACCAGAACACTTCCATATCTCATAAATCCGTAATGCTGTTTAATTCAACAAGCAAAAGTATCTAAACTACATCATAGCCATCAGAAACCTCTTTAGACTTGTATAATAGGCAATCCCCGAATTAAAAAGTATGGTTGAACATCGAAACGTCAATCATTAAACATAATAATTAACTatcactttcttttcttctctagttTTCTCCGCACCCAAACAGAAGCAAACAAAATGAAGAAGCCATAAATTCAAAGTCTATACACGTATAGAGAaactgagaaaaaaaaaaaaaaaagaaatcagcgTATAGAGAAGCTGAGACCTCGACAAATTGAATTGTCCTCCAGCAGAAAGTAGCGTTTGTTGAGCTTTCTTATTCATTTTGTCGAGAAAAATTTTGAAAGGAAAATCAGGGTTTAAGGGTTTTGGGTTTATGTAGTGTCCACCTTAACGCTAAGTCAAAGCACTTTCTTAGTTTCTTTCTAGTGTTTCAGCTGCGCACAGATCGATAGGCAGAAACGGCAGTTTGCTAACGTGAGCCATGGTGGAAGTAGCTTGGAAAGTTCCAGTGGGGCCGCGAGTGCCGAATAGTTTAATTTCGGGGGCGATAAGAAATATATGAACGGTTGTGAGCACAAACAAGCTTTGGTGTGAGTAGGGGAGAGCAATTTttggtttaaattgaaaaattgaatcgaatcgattaatttgatttaattgattcagttttaaaatttaatcgattcGATTTTAttcgatttataattttgataatttcgggttaatcggttcagttcggttgttttcataaaaaaattaaaaaaatcgaaccgaaattattaatatatagaaaatcaaaaaaatcgaactaaattgaatcgaatcgaaccgaaatcaaagaaaaccgaaccgaaccttaggatttttaagttttgatttctaattttttttgtttttatgtttttattatttaaatttaatgttaaaaatatgaaattttataaattttagttaaatcgatttaaaatcgaaccgaaccgaatcaaaCTAATATTTatcaattcgattcaattttctcttatcaatcgattcgattcaattcaaAATCGAAccaaccgtttgcacacccctaggtGTGAGTTCCTGATAAAAAAAAGGACTGCTGGGAGTTGATTACGTTACtcggagaattttttttttttttttttttttaatgtctaAACAATAGGAGAGGTACTTGAGGACTAGAGGGGTCATATCCTAAGTCCCAATAGCTCCcccataaaaattttataatgacttccaatttttttttcttttatttttgagtatttgaattattttaggaaaaattttagttaatatatatgtatatcattaaataattataatatttgaaagtttaaataaatttgaatatacTGCCtcggtattttttttttaactattattttttgatactttaaaaattCTTAAAGGACATGAGGTTATTagattttgaattataatttccTACCCATTATGAAGTTGTCATTAACTATCCAAATGGCAATATATTCTCGTTATTCATCTAAAAAAGTAGCTTTCTATTACTTACTTTATGCtatattattttttgtatttaaatataatataataactgTCTAAtgcaattttattttaagttgtagatgatttttatttaatatgtaaTATTATCAACAAAGTAACTATTTAATGAATGTCTAGTATGGTTGATTGATAGCGTATAACTTATTTGGTAAATTTAGATTTGAGTCTCATCCTCTTAATTTCCTACAAAATAAAAACTTAATGAATAAaatctaaaattattttaaaaaattggtAAGACATTCCTTTAATTGTTttaatgtaataatatatataattttatatttcatagggcaatttaaattttacttttaattaaaaagttttttGGCATCTCCATTTCTAGTTACATCTTATTTAACACTTAGGTCCTATTcgacaaaatttttaaattttaaagtagCATTTTGTtataatctaaattttaaaatataaattttacatttttatatagtatttaaatattatctaactaaagtataatttctatagtactttcatttatatatatatatatatatatatatatatatatatatatattatgtctaaatatattttataaattataatccaaatttaatttaaatgattagttttaaatattaatgttaaatcaattaacaaaatatattatttcTAACCTTGGTTCTAAGATCTgattaattgttattaattttattattattattatttattgtattttctttattatttaattgtacatatatttgtaTTTTAGGACTCGTTTAAATATACCAAAAAATTTCAGGGATTAAAAgtgtaattaaaagtaaaaaaaaaaactcaaaactgCATAGACCCCCCTTTTTCCTCTCTCCTCGACttcactctctccctcactttCTCTCTCTTGTTTTCCCTTCTGGCCAACCAGCAATAGCATCGACGAGGCACTGGTGGATTCCTCCACACCCGGTCGACCACCAAACGGCGATGGCTTACTGCAATAAgcggtagagagagagagagagagagagagagagagagagagagagagattttctGGAGAAAATCTGGCCGTTTCGGCTAGCGCCTAGTGACACCACTGGTCCCAATCAATTCTCCTCTGCCTGGGGAAGCTTTTCCGACCAATCTCACCGTCGGTAGCCACCGGATTCAAGCAAaataggagagagaaaatgagtctTTTTTTAGCTTTCTAATCAGATTTCCAGCGATCCGATTGTCGAATCGACGATCCAAGATGGCTGATGGACTTAGCGCATCGAGACCTTCGAGATGGGACTGACCTCGCTCCGATCGAACACCATTTGAAAAAGGTGACCATCAGATGGTACAAattgcttggtgagatttttgacCCTTTACGCCcatcaattaaatataattatgtgataattattaaaaatttttgaacttcgTTTTGGTGCGATCAGATCAGTGATAGCTCACCAGCACTTGAAACTAAGTTTTTTACTCGATCTGGGTGTCCGGTGGGCTGTCCCAGAAAGGGGTCGTGTTTACCGTCATTCTCAGCATTTTCAGACATTCCGGACGCATTTTAGGTAGCAAAATTTGCAAATGTAGTTCTTAACTCAAATTGTGTAATTTGTTCTTTGTTTAAGCTAAACTGGtaaaatctgtaaaatattcctGGCTCAGAGAAATTAAGTAATATGACTTAAATTAATACAAGGATAATGTGGAGGACCCCTAAGAATATTTTCGTAatttttgaattgttgaaaataattattttggactgTAGAGGAATTAGGGACCTGAGCTGGAGTTTGGCTAATTGGAATTAGATTAGGTTTTTTATAGGCCCTGGATGAGTATTATAATTGTTGTTATGAGCCTAAGGCCCTATTTGTTGTTGTTGTTGCATTTTTTTTGCAGGGTGTTAGGTCCAGTCATAAGGgagattctgccaaaattttgataagaccttaaaaaattattctggtttctttaattaaattaattaattaattctgtcAGTAAATTTGATAGAGGTAAATGTGTTTGTCTAGGTAATCGGTGCCGACCAACCTTTTTTCTCCTTTCAGCTGGACTAGTTGTAATTGGGTCAACTAGTCTGTGAGTTGgatgtgaaggagcggaagcatgaaaaacacaagtttagatcattgaaattaaaaatttttcatctagagtcacatgcatcatgcaagattcatttttatctatttgattttaatgataaacaacatattaaaactcttttaacatatttttgaatctatatttatcatttaagattttagaattaatcagattaattttagaaccctagattagatcaagaacaagtgcactaacctcttgatgcactgcaatgtgtttggcacatttgggatgcatctttaggacaccagatgttgtctctctagcttgtccacaccaagatcacctatggcagcccattaacagcttctaaagctttttctataaattagaaaatcaagttttaccttttaagagattatagatgtaaacaggacactagaaacaatttatagtatttttaattcaagagattgtttgctaatctctttgaaatgaagagagatgaagaagaaaagagggagaggcagccaagaggtggcggcacctttgagaatgagcagattgtGTTCTTTtggtctttcatccttacacttatatagctaggtcagcacttaaaacccttgccacatgtcaccttttgattagctctaggtttaattgatctaatcacattgtgccaagtgtcaaacctatttaatcatcttacatgattaaaagacatttggcaaacttatgtgtagtgccatgtatcaccatctcatggtgccacatgtcaccctgtgaaatgacaaaaatgcccctgtgtcataattttgagttctcaacccaaaataattatttctcttcttctaatcaattttatatcaaatgtaaattaattaattaatctctattaattaatttctcattaattaaattcatatttaaacactttaaatataaatttaacttatactatacatccaataatctatatttggtttcaagtcatgctagggactttgcaatctaattgcaaaccaaacatatttaattaatcaattaaactctttaattaattaattaaatcatatttaatttggtgattacttgtgtatgcatgtgacttactaggctcatcactaattggcaatgagacatgatatcaactcttaatatcatcagaactctttcttaccataaatgatttctctaaaccattttatgcacctcatagaccatggttaacacctagcatagcatgccatggccacccaatcagtaataaagtttaccttaaatgaacctataatcatatgttaccatgcactagaatctctctgttacaaaatctcaactcaagctggagtcatggtttatgtcaaaccccatttgctatgaatattatgttctcttttaattccagttcttgattaaaagattttctcatcagaaactcttttctgattaaatcaatctgtcctagccaggaacttgaaatatcaagaataattaaatgaacataggattttatccctatttacttagaggaacaaattccatcttgatcaacacctaactccatatataactagtaggagccaacacatgcccatatacccatacacagtacaagtatgaaagcagtatcaaactcaaaccacctatatataagataactgtgttatctcaggtctaaagattatatgcactaatatgatttatgacaatgcattgacaagagtaaactccagtgcttgttataaatgtcactggttcggcctacttatcatgtataagtgcctatcatgtttattatatggcatgagactcaccattccatcttatttacatctcatataaataacttgggaacaaaatgattacaatctttctggataagtcatgtccttattgtgaagtatcctcgattgtgaacctatttatgatactttctgctagaaatactatcactcatattcttaacaacttaaggataatatttctaacaaaatatcaatggaccttttctattacacataaatatattatgtaaacaaaaaagtgaaaatgctttttattaataaaatatatacaagatatatactaaatgatatgctctagggcatactactaaaaatctcccactagcactagagtcattcattacaataccttagacccgtcttctcaagatgtcggtctaactgagcttatgacaaaggcctagtgaatggatcagctggattttcaaccgatgctattttctgcatggctgtatcgccttgcccaactatttttataataatgtggtagtgcctttctatgtgtttggatttctagtgagaccaggatttcttatatccaaatagcttcctttgcagcatctgatgcagcaatatacttagccttggtagtggaatctacaatcgtactctgtttggaactcttccaactgactgcacctccattacaaatgaacatatacccagaggtagactttctatcatcgatatctgattggaaatcagaatcagtataaccatccaattgtaagtcaccatctccataaatcaagaataaatctttttagttcttttcaagtacttaaagatgttcttgacagctatccagtgttccaaacctagattggattgatacctactagtcaaactaacagcatatgcgatatccggcctagtacacaatatacattaaacttccaattgtcgaagcatatagaatcctggccattttgtctctttctttaggtgtctttggagacatctctttaaaaagatggataccatgtctcactggtaacaatcctctcttggaagtaaacatgttaaacctctttaacaccttttccaagtatagactttgggataaatcaattattcttttcgctctatctctatagatgcgaatcctaagaatataggttgctttccctaagtctttcatggagaatgtatttgacaaccatatcttcatagttgtcaacatacctctgtcattacctatcaacagaatattattcacatataagacaagaaaatgatcacactatcactaaccttcttatatagacatggctcatcctcatttttgacaaaaccaaatgacttactggtttcatcaaaatggatgttccaactcctcgaagcttgttttaacccataaatggatcgctttagcttgggcACTTTGGAACCATGTTAGGATTCAAAAAttcctaagttgttccatgaaaattttttcttcaatgtatccattgagaaaagctattttgacatctatctaccaaatctcataatcatagtatgcagctattgctaatagaatcctaattaatttaagtatgacaacaggcgagaaagtctcctcatagtcgattccttgcctttggcgaaactctttcactactagccttgctttatagatctctaactttccatcagaactaattttcttcttgaaaacccatttgttccctatagatacaataccttcaggtgggtcaacaagatcccaaacttgattcttataaatggaatcaatctcggatttcatagcatcaatccattttgaagagtctatatctgatatagcttctttataggtaactggatcatctccatgatctacttcttcatgaatagacaactcttgttcttcttcatgaatgaaaccatatctcactggtgggtgagataccctggttgttctatgaggaacagctatagatgtttcatcaataggtgtacgtTGACTAGATGgacctatatccatctgatctattggttggtcaaaattctgcaattctaactctatttgccttcctttgcctccttcttgaacaaactgttgttcaagaaatgtggcatctctactcaccacaaccttttgtgatgtaggtaaataaaaataatatccaaaactatcttttagatatccaacaaatcgacccttttctgatctgatctccaatttatcagtgttcagctttttgatataagctggacaaccccaaatcttaacatgcttaagacttggtttttttccatgccatatctcataaggtgtggaagatactgattttgatagaatgctattcagaatatacaaagctgattctaatgcaaatccccaaaggagattggcatatcagtataactcatcatactacgtaccgtatccaatagggtacgatttctcctttcagatacaccattcagctgtggtgttcctggaggagtcaactgagaaacaatgctatgctctctcgagtattcatcaaattcagtacttaagtattcacctccacgatctgattgaagagctttaatattttttcctgtttgattttctacttcagatttaaattctttgaacttttcaaaggattcatgtttgtatttcatcaaatacaaatacccaaaacttgatttatcatcagtaaaagtaataaaataatgaaaaccgcctctagccatttctttaaatggaccacatacatcactatgtattagctctaaaatattttcaactcttagcccttgtcctaaaAAGGATGttatagtcattttgccctaaaggcaggattcacaagttggagtaggctcaaagcccaatgaggatagaatccccattttttccagttttgcaatcctatcttctgcaacataacataactttaagtgctaaatatattttgaagttgagttgattttcaccatggcattgcattcttttagattgcttacattagatttgtatttaactttattatctaaataataaagtccgtcatgcatataacccgaatcaaaatatttatttccaaaa carries:
- the LOC110672150 gene encoding uncharacterized protein LOC110672150, coding for MSGCKRPPRSDRPSITYRWNQVDEASFDLTDIVPEQNASTRTEKKKQSSINTELKHSEILSTKELISAVGQIWSIVNPLAITESGAKPNRNGSGSQKSVILGDLVGEDGGAALKDDDERYFSAYARTASNITPSLQPRFEFLTVTQKLLAIEPCKRNCTHSLFSQFSKGSTTLSNEYWIGKGLANVGTSYELERIYGWMKEIIPGESQNPVNVTKIEEENFNKICTSGNTIIHADACISRDSTHTRNNFALRNADCYSDSVKSKGTSLGDNMEAAMKTGIISSLCSDYFLGTLHNNNVHNSVSNGLSSSLYVDYHLDFLAPQKSTYEEFKHHNDDNQMAETRKRPQKFVEDKNVMEVCPSACARPRYALAKQEHAYAGAFAGIFVSLCLHPVDTVKTVIQSCRTEQKSICDIGRSIVSERGVTGLYRGIASNIASSAPISAIYTFTYESVKGSLLPFFSKEYHSFAHCVAGGCASIATSFVFTPSERIKQQMQIGSRYHNCWNALIGIIGKGGLPSLYAGWGAVLCRNVPHSIIKFYTYESLKQLMLSSQNLNAQPNTLQTLVCGGLAGSTAALFTTPFDVVKTRLQTQIPGSMNQYDSVFHALKEIGKNEGLKGLYRGLIPRLVMYVSQGALFFASYEFFKRLFSLEIPQFNSQRIQYKQSMEDDPTQLQLP